The Castor canadensis chromosome X, mCasCan1.hap1v2, whole genome shotgun sequence genome includes a region encoding these proteins:
- the LOC141419500 gene encoding melanoma-associated antigen B4-like, translated as MPRGQKSKLRARQKRRQAQDEPQDAQATGAEKGEYASCSSPDSGDAVPSTSVAGLPQKPQGAPPTTTAAAGGSCKKSGKGGRSQGAEGGHFSKAPRSAESRLKDLIMRKSEMVMQYLLLKYKMKQPILKGEMLKMVSKRFREYFPEILRKASNRVELVFGLELQEAKPKGNSYTFVSKLELSNSGSLTSELGFPRTGLLIPLLAVIFLNGNCATEEEVWGFLNMLGVYDGSSHIIFGDTRKLITQDLVREKYLVYRQVRGSDPPRHEFLWGPRACAETSKMKVLEFLAKVNDNVPSDFPSHYEEALRDEEERAQTGVAGRGGTPAKASPSPKVKSRHYTP; from the coding sequence ATGCCCCGGGGACAGAAGAGTAAGCTCCGTGCTCGTCAGAAACGCCGCCAGGCCCAAGATGAGCCCCAGGATGCTCAGGCCACtggagcagagaaaggagaataCGCCTCCTGCTCCTCTCCTGATTCTGGAGATGCTGTCCCGAGCACCTCTGTGGCCGGCTTGCCCCAGAAGCCTCAGGGAGCTCCACCCACCACCACTGCTGCTGCAGGTGGTTCATGCAAAAAGTCTGGTAAAGGTGGCAGGAGCCAAGGAGCCGAAGGTGGGCATTTCTCTAAGGCCCCACGCTCTGCTGAGAGCAGGCTGAAAGATTTGATAATGAGGAAGTCAGAGATGGTGATGCAGTACCTGCTGCTCAAGTATAAAATGAAACAGCCCATTTTGAAGGGGGAAATGCTGAAAATGGTCAGCAAAAGGTTCAGGGAGTACTTCCCTGAGATCCTCAGGAAAGCCTCTAACCGTGTAGAGCTGGTCTTTGGTCTTGAGCTGCAGGAAGCAAAGCCCAAAGGTAACAGCTATACCTTTGTCAGCAAGCTAGAGCTCAGCAACAGTGGAAGTCTGACCAGTGAATTGGGCTTTCCCAGAACCGGGCTTCTCATACCTCTCCTGGCGGTGATCTTCTTAAATGGCAACTGCGCCACTGAGGAGGAGGTCTGGGGATTCCTGAATATGTTAGGGGTCTATGATGGGAGCAGTCACATCATCTTTGGGGATACCAGGAAGCTCATCACTCAGGATCTGGTGCGTGAAAAGTACCTGGTGTACCGGCAGGTGCGTGGCAGTGATCCTCCACGCCATGAGTTCCTGTGGGGTCCCCGAGCCTGTGCTGAAACCAGCAAGATGAAAGTCCTGGAGTTTTTGGCCAAGGTCAATGATAATGTCCCCAGTGATTTCCCATCCCATTATGAAGAGGCTTTGAGAGATGAAGAAGAGAGAGCTCAAACTGGAGTTGCAGGCAGGGGCGGCACTCCTGCCAAAGCCAGTCCTAGTCCCAAGGTCAAGTCTAGGCACTATACCCCCTAG